The Williamwhitmania taraxaci genome includes a window with the following:
- a CDS encoding peroxiredoxin — protein MSVLVGKKAPIFKARAVVNGGEIIENFSLDQYIGKKYVIFYFYPADFTFVCPTEILAFQEILSEFTQRDTVIVGCSVDSEFSHWKWLQTTPNEGGIKGVTYPLVSDLSKTISENYDVLAGHYDYNGEGEAVFIGTPQAYRGLFLIDKDGIVRHQTINDMPLGRNIDEALRIVDALQYFEENGEVCPANWTKGKKAMKASQEGVKEYLSKK, from the coding sequence ATGTCGGTACTAGTTGGCAAGAAAGCCCCAATATTTAAAGCAAGAGCAGTAGTAAATGGCGGCGAAATCATTGAAAATTTCTCATTGGATCAATACATTGGAAAGAAGTATGTAATATTCTACTTTTATCCGGCTGATTTTACATTTGTGTGCCCCACAGAGATTCTCGCCTTTCAGGAGATACTATCGGAATTTACGCAACGCGACACAGTTATTGTTGGCTGCTCCGTTGACTCTGAATTTTCCCACTGGAAATGGCTACAGACAACGCCCAATGAAGGAGGTATAAAGGGAGTAACCTACCCATTGGTAAGCGATTTATCCAAAACAATCTCTGAAAATTACGACGTTTTAGCGGGTCATTACGATTACAACGGCGAGGGTGAAGCGGTATTCATCGGAACTCCACAAGCTTACCGAGGACTTTTCCTCATCGATAAGGATGGTATTGTTCGTCACCAAACGATTAATGATATGCCACTTGGACGAAATATTGATGAGGCGCTAAGAATTGTAGATGCCCTGCAATACTTCGAGGAAAACGGAGAGGTGTGCCCAGCCAACTGGACTAAAGGAAAGAAAGCAATGAAAGCGTCCCAAGAAGGAGTAAAAGAATACCTCTCAAAGAAATAA
- a CDS encoding anthranilate synthase component I family protein, with protein MRTTRTYTIQPAQQSSLKSNILDYCARFEYSAYYDSNNFQYGVGYREKYAEFELLAAANTSLILTNTKTILNDVDRFMATTPDWLFGYLSYDLKNSFHSTESNNTNQFNYKNYSFFRPETVFTLKGNVLSIHSFLDSQTVDNITKELLSKKPKEEKTKRDAIHLKSTLSKEEYIERVNGLKQHIQIGDIYEVNLCQEFSATAIELDPKQLYSQLKATSPTPFSAWFRETNQYLLCASPERYIKKKGSLLFSQPIKGTGPRSNDEAEDKQNLKNLLQSEKEISENVMIVDLVRNDLSRLATKGSVTVEECCEPYGFPHVYQLISTVCCQLRSTLQFSDIIKATFPMGSMTGAPKLRAMQLAETAETFQRGIYSGAVGYITPNGDFDFNVVIRSFVYNEANGYLSYSVGGAITMLSEAEAEYNECLVKAQAMNKTLETLNGTDFEENH; from the coding sequence GTGAGAACGACCAGAACCTACACCATTCAACCTGCACAGCAATCGTCCCTGAAATCCAATATACTGGACTACTGCGCTCGTTTTGAATACTCGGCCTATTATGACTCCAACAATTTCCAATATGGCGTTGGGTATCGGGAGAAATATGCTGAATTTGAACTTTTAGCAGCCGCCAATACTTCCCTCATACTTACAAATACGAAAACTATCCTAAACGACGTGGACCGCTTTATGGCGACTACGCCCGATTGGCTGTTTGGATACCTATCCTATGACCTCAAAAACAGTTTTCATTCCACAGAATCCAACAATACGAACCAGTTCAACTATAAGAACTACTCGTTTTTCAGACCCGAAACCGTCTTTACACTAAAAGGCAACGTTTTATCCATCCATAGTTTTCTCGACTCTCAAACCGTTGATAATATTACAAAAGAACTATTATCAAAAAAACCAAAAGAAGAAAAAACAAAAAGAGACGCCATACACTTAAAATCCACACTCAGCAAGGAAGAGTATATTGAAAGAGTTAATGGACTAAAACAGCATATTCAAATTGGCGATATCTACGAAGTTAACTTATGTCAGGAGTTTAGTGCAACAGCAATCGAGTTAGACCCAAAGCAACTCTACTCTCAACTGAAGGCAACCTCGCCAACTCCATTCTCAGCATGGTTTCGTGAAACGAACCAATACCTGCTTTGTGCCAGCCCTGAGCGATACATTAAAAAAAAAGGTTCGTTACTCTTTTCCCAACCCATTAAAGGAACCGGCCCTAGGAGTAACGATGAAGCAGAGGATAAACAAAACCTAAAAAACCTACTGCAATCGGAAAAAGAGATCAGCGAAAATGTAATGATTGTTGATTTGGTGCGCAACGATCTCTCACGATTGGCAACCAAAGGATCGGTAACAGTGGAAGAGTGTTGTGAGCCTTATGGTTTTCCCCATGTTTATCAGCTCATTTCAACCGTATGCTGTCAGTTGCGTTCGACCTTACAATTTAGCGACATTATTAAGGCCACTTTTCCCATGGGATCGATGACCGGCGCCCCAAAACTCAGGGCAATGCAACTTGCCGAAACCGCGGAAACATTCCAACGAGGAATCTACTCGGGCGCTGTAGGATACATTACCCCAAATGGAGACTTTGATTTCAACGTGGTAATTCGTAGCTTTGTTTATAACGAAGCGAACGGATACCTATCCTATTCCGTAGGAGGAGCAATTACAATGCTTAGCGAAGCCGAAGCCGAGTATAATGAATGCCTAGTGAAGGCACAAGCCATGAATAAAACCCTGGAAACGCTAAATGGAACAGATTTCGAAGAAAACCATTAA
- the tilS gene encoding tRNA lysidine(34) synthetase TilS yields MEQISKKTINHFLSSHKLFPHKILVGVSGGMDSMVLLHLLNQLEIPIAVAHCNFSLRGLESNKDEESVSSYCNDNNITLFTKRFDTNQHSQTHSVSIEMAARDLRYGWFEELSNEFDFDYIAIAHNLNDSIETFFLNLTRGSGIKGLTGISPINGKIIRPLIDLSRENIAEYAQENKIPWRMDASNLTTVYRRNFIRHNILPQFVALNPSFISTMQRNLAIMNGASKIIELHASEAKTTLLSKHGSTYCIKISELTTKLGWETLLFEILNEFGLSSGEYELAKGILFAQTGSRVVTNNYTIWKNRENLVIEPNMEPHIIKVIIESTNGAISSPIKLSWSSTHLNTTDAKWQSNQGVFEVEKLTFPLTIRNWRAGDSFIPSGMTGAKKISDFLTDQKIESQSRNSILVMESDGKIAWVIGLRVSELFRKTGKTGTAIIFTLD; encoded by the coding sequence ATGGAACAGATTTCGAAGAAAACCATTAATCACTTTTTAAGTAGCCACAAACTATTCCCTCATAAAATCTTGGTGGGTGTTAGTGGCGGTATGGATTCAATGGTTTTACTCCATCTATTGAACCAATTAGAAATTCCTATTGCCGTGGCGCACTGTAACTTTAGTTTACGGGGACTGGAATCAAATAAAGATGAAGAATCGGTTTCATCTTATTGCAACGACAACAATATCACTCTATTTACAAAACGCTTCGATACCAATCAGCATTCACAAACCCATAGTGTTTCCATTGAGATGGCTGCTCGCGACCTGCGGTATGGCTGGTTTGAGGAACTCTCAAATGAATTCGATTTTGACTACATCGCCATTGCTCATAACCTAAACGATTCCATCGAAACATTTTTCCTTAACCTAACCCGAGGCAGTGGGATTAAAGGGCTAACGGGAATTAGCCCCATCAACGGCAAAATCATACGGCCCCTTATCGACCTTAGCCGCGAAAACATTGCCGAGTATGCGCAGGAAAATAAAATTCCATGGAGAATGGATGCTTCCAATCTCACTACAGTATACCGGCGCAATTTTATCCGACATAATATTCTTCCGCAATTTGTGGCGTTAAACCCTTCCTTTATTAGCACCATGCAACGCAACCTTGCGATTATGAATGGTGCCTCAAAAATCATTGAACTACATGCATCAGAAGCAAAAACAACACTTCTGTCGAAGCATGGCTCAACCTACTGCATCAAAATCAGCGAACTAACAACAAAACTAGGATGGGAAACCTTACTGTTTGAAATACTAAATGAGTTTGGATTATCTTCCGGTGAATATGAATTAGCAAAAGGGATTCTATTCGCCCAAACAGGTAGCCGAGTGGTTACAAATAATTACACCATATGGAAAAACCGAGAGAATCTCGTGATCGAACCAAATATGGAGCCCCACATAATCAAAGTAATTATTGAGAGTACCAACGGAGCCATCAGTTCACCAATAAAACTTAGTTGGAGTAGCACTCACCTAAATACCACTGACGCCAAGTGGCAATCGAATCAAGGAGTTTTTGAAGTTGAGAAACTAACCTTCCCACTTACCATCCGAAACTGGAGGGCAGGTGATTCGTTTATTCCTTCGGGTATGACCGGAGCAAAAAAAATCAGCGACTTCCTTACCGATCAAAAAATCGAAAGCCAAAGCCGTAATTCGATACTCGTAATGGAATCGGACGGAAAGATTGCATGGGTAATTGGACTCAGAGTCAGCGAACTGTTTCGCAAAACGGGGAAAACTGGCACCGCGATAATCTTTACACTTGACTAA
- a CDS encoding ABC-F family ATP-binding cassette domain-containing protein, translating to MASFLQVENLTKSFGDLTLFEGLKFSVEENQRVALVARNGAGKSTLLNIISGKDSAEAGAIVFRNGITVGYLDQDPEYNSDLTVYQAAFASSSEMVEVVRNYELAVRGKGDYDLGELIEKMDHMKAWDYEVRVKQILTRFKVDFLDKKMGELSGGQRKRVALANVLINEPDFLILDEPTNHLDLEMVEWLEGYLSSSSITLLMVTHDRYFLDRVCTDIIEIDAKTCFQYKGNYTYFLEKRQQRTEAHAASVEKAVNLLRREQDWMNRQPQARGTKAKYRIDAFYDLKDKANSGRREDSVDISSASSRLGGKIISMEGVSKKFGSQIILNDLDYIFSRGEKVGIVGDNGAGKTTFLQIATGEMQADSGKIEVGETVVFGYYRQDGLQFDETKKVIDIARDIAEVVKVGKDKTLTVSQFLTLFLFPPDSQQSFVSKLSGGEKRRLYLLTILMKSPNFLVLDEPTNDLDILTLNVLEDYLRDFAGCLLVVSHDRYFMDKVVDHIFIFEGNGVIKDFVGSYSELRDFKMEQEKQEKKERRDTKTTVDVKKPKVDRPRKLTFKEKMELEALEKELDDLSMEKATLETELSSGTLSSTLLVDKSTRVGDILSIVEEKEMRWLELNEIDGD from the coding sequence AAATCTTTTGGTGATTTAACCCTTTTTGAGGGACTGAAATTCTCGGTAGAGGAGAATCAGCGCGTAGCGTTGGTGGCCCGAAACGGAGCAGGTAAGAGCACATTACTCAATATTATATCGGGAAAGGATAGTGCCGAAGCAGGTGCAATTGTTTTTCGAAATGGAATTACTGTCGGATACCTTGATCAGGATCCAGAATACAATAGTGACCTCACGGTTTACCAAGCTGCCTTTGCTTCTTCATCCGAAATGGTGGAGGTGGTTCGTAACTATGAGTTGGCAGTTCGAGGGAAGGGTGATTACGACCTGGGTGAGCTCATTGAGAAGATGGATCATATGAAAGCCTGGGACTATGAGGTAAGGGTAAAGCAAATTCTTACCCGCTTTAAAGTCGACTTTTTGGACAAGAAGATGGGTGAATTGTCGGGTGGCCAGCGGAAGAGGGTGGCCCTTGCGAATGTGCTTATTAATGAGCCCGATTTCTTGATTTTGGACGAACCTACCAATCACCTCGATCTGGAGATGGTGGAGTGGCTTGAAGGGTATCTTTCTAGCAGTAGCATTACACTTTTAATGGTTACCCATGACAGGTATTTCCTCGATCGGGTTTGTACTGATATTATTGAGATAGACGCTAAAACATGTTTCCAGTATAAGGGGAATTATACCTATTTCCTCGAAAAACGACAACAGCGCACCGAGGCGCATGCCGCCTCCGTTGAGAAAGCGGTGAATTTACTTCGACGTGAGCAGGATTGGATGAATCGCCAACCTCAAGCACGTGGAACCAAAGCAAAATACCGAATTGATGCCTTTTACGACCTCAAGGATAAGGCTAACTCCGGCCGAAGGGAAGATTCGGTAGACATCTCCTCGGCGAGTTCGAGGTTAGGTGGAAAGATAATTAGCATGGAAGGGGTTTCCAAAAAATTCGGGAGTCAGATTATACTCAACGACCTCGATTATATCTTTAGCCGTGGCGAAAAGGTTGGGATTGTTGGCGATAATGGAGCAGGGAAAACCACATTTCTGCAAATTGCTACCGGTGAAATGCAGGCCGATTCCGGTAAAATAGAGGTTGGCGAAACGGTTGTTTTTGGCTACTACCGTCAGGATGGATTACAGTTTGATGAAACCAAGAAAGTGATTGATATCGCTCGCGATATTGCGGAAGTGGTTAAGGTTGGAAAGGATAAGACGCTTACTGTATCCCAGTTTCTAACTCTTTTCCTTTTTCCTCCCGATTCGCAGCAATCATTTGTTTCGAAGCTCAGCGGGGGCGAAAAACGTAGACTCTACCTGCTTACGATACTTATGAAAAGCCCCAACTTCTTGGTTTTGGATGAGCCAACGAACGATTTGGATATTCTAACGCTGAATGTATTGGAGGATTATTTGCGCGATTTTGCAGGTTGTCTTTTAGTGGTATCTCACGATCGCTATTTCATGGATAAGGTAGTGGATCACATCTTTATTTTTGAAGGTAACGGGGTAATAAAGGATTTTGTCGGGTCATATTCTGAACTGCGCGATTTCAAGATGGAGCAGGAGAAACAGGAGAAGAAAGAAAGACGGGATACCAAAACTACTGTAGATGTTAAGAAACCTAAGGTAGACCGTCCTCGAAAACTCACTTTTAAGGAGAAGATGGAACTGGAAGCATTAGAAAAGGAGCTGGATGATTTGAGCATGGAAAAGGCAACGCTCGAAACCGAACTTAGCAGCGGCACCCTTTCCAGCACCTTACTTGTAGACAAATCGACGAGAGTAGGGGATATACTTTCAATTGTGGAAGAGAAGGAGATGCGCTGGCTTGAATTGAATGAAATAGATGGAGATTAA